The following are from one region of the Elgaria multicarinata webbii isolate HBS135686 ecotype San Diego chromosome 13, rElgMul1.1.pri, whole genome shotgun sequence genome:
- the COL8A2 gene encoding collagen alpha-2(VIII) chain, protein MPPPLLPMDLKGEPGPPGKPGPRGPPGPPGYPGKPGTGKPGLHGQPGPAGPPGFSGIGKPGIPGLPGKAGMKGMPGLKGELGMRGDQGPRGLPGPPGLPGPAGISVNGKPGITGSPGLPGFRGEPGAKGEPGPRGERGMKGENGVGKPGLPGPRGNGGPPGPAGPPGPVAIGKPGLDGLPGAPGGKGDSGLSGEPGVNGPPGPMGPRGPPGVDGIGIPGGAGMPGMQGPLGPKGEPGLRGLPGMPGPTGYGKPGMPGLKGDRGQPGMPGIIGDKGEPGMDGEPGEMGPPGITGTPGPPGSMGLPGKHGIPGLKGEAGPSGPGGLPGMRGDQGPSGFVGKPGIPGERGLPGSQGMPGPMGPKGETGFMGLPGVPGLTGSMGSKGDSGIPGQPGLRGSSGIPGLQGPSGPMGPQGLPGLKGEPGLPGAPGAGKVGEPGIIGPSGPPGVPGNPGLNGMPGPPGPPGPPGAPGVFDETGIAGLHLPDGGVEGAVLGHGKPGKPQYGRGELSAQMVPAFTAILTSPFPASGMPIKFDRTLYNGHNGYNPVTGIFTCPVSGIYYFAYHVHVKGTNIWVALYKNNVPATYTYDEYKKGYLDQASGSAVLELKENDQVWVQMPSDQANGLYSTEYIHSSFSGFLLCPT, encoded by the coding sequence ATGCCACCACCGTTGCTGCCGATGGACCTTAAAGGGGAACCTGGACCTCCTGGAAAGCCTGGCCCAAGAGGACCTCCTGGGCCACCTGGCTACCCGGGGAAACCGGGCACTGGCAAACCGGGACTTCATGGCCAACCAGGCCCTGCTGGGCCACCTGGCTTTTCTGGCATTGGCAAACCCGGCATTCCAGGGCTTCCTGGCAAGGCAGGGATGAAAGGGATGCCTGGGCTGAAAGGTGAGCTGGGCATGAGAGGAGACCAAGGGCCAAGAGGCTTGCCAGGACCACCGGGGTTGCCTGGCCCCGCAGGCATCTCTGTAAATGGGAAGCCAGGCATAACAGGTAGCCCAGGTCTACCAGGGTTCCGGGGGGAGCCCGGTGCAAAAGGAGAGCCTGGCCCTCGAGGCGAGCGTGGCATGAAGGGCGAAAACGGGGTTGGGAAGCCAGGGTTGCCAGGGCCACGAGGGAATGGAGGCCCCCCTGGCCCTGCAGGTCCTCCTGGACCTGTGGCCATTGGAAAACCTGGACTGGATGGATTGCCTGGTGCTCCAGGTGGCAAAGGTGACTCAGGGCTTTCAGGAGAGCCAGGGGTTAATGGGCCGCCTGGGCCGATGGGACCCCGTGGCCCACCAGGTGTGGATGGAATCGGTATACCAGGGGGGGCTGGCATGCCAGGCATGCAAGGGCCTTTGGGTCCCAAAGGGGAACCTGGTCTCCGCGGCCTTCCTGGCATGCCTGGGCCTACAGGATATGGGAAGCCAGGCATGCCGGGCTTAAAGGGAGACCGTGGGCAGCCAGGCATGCCAGGCATCATTGGAGACAAAGGGGAGCCTGGCATGGATGGAGAGCCGGGTGAGATGGGTCCCCCTGGCATTACTGGGACTCCGGGTCCTCCAGGCTCCATGGGGTTGCCAGGTAAACATGGTATTCCGGGCCTTAAAGGTGAAGCTGGACCAAGTGGGCCTGGAGGGCTACCAGGCATGCGTGGGGACCAAGGGCCCAGTGGATTTGTGGGGAAGCCAGGAATTCCTGGAGAGAGAGGACTGCCTGGATCACAAGGGATGCCTGGCCCAATGGGCCCCAAGGGGGAGACTGGTTTCATGGGACTTCCTGGGGTGCCAGGACTGACAGGATCCATGGGCTCCAAGGGGGATTCTGGTATCCCAGGGCAACCAGGGCTCAGAGGCTCATCAGGTATTCCAGGTTTACAAGGCCCTTCTGGGCCAATGGGGCCTCAGGGTTTACCTGGACTGAAAGGCGAGCCGGGCCTGCCAGGGGCCCCAGGAGCCGGCAAAGTAGGAGAGCCAGGTATTATAGGTCCCAGTGGGCCACCAGGGGTTCCTGGTAATCCTGGATTAAATGGGATGCCGGGACCACCAGGGCCACCTGGGCCACCAGGTGCACCAGGTGTGTTTGATGAGACCGGAATTGCTGGCCTCCACTTGCCAGATGGAGGCGTGGAGGGAGCGGTGCTGGGGCATGGCAAGCCTGGGAAGCCACAATATGGCCGAGGGGAACTATCTGCCCAGATGGTCCCTGCCTTCACTGCCATCTTGACCTCGCCGTTCCCAGCTTCAGGAATGCCAATAAAATTCGACAGGACTTTGTACAACGGGCACAATGGCTATAACCCAGTGACGGGGATCTTCACTTGCCCCGTCTCTGGGATCTATTACTTCGCTTATCATGTCCACGTGAAAGGAACTAACATCTGGGTGGCGCTTTATAAAAACAACGTGCCTGCCACCTACACCTATGATGAATACAAGAAAGGCTACTTGGACCAAGCTTCTGGTAGTGCTGTGCTTGAACTCAAAGAGAATGACCAGGTCTGGGTCCAGATGCCATCGGATCAAGCCAACGGCCTGTACTCCACTGAATACATCCATTCTTCTTTTTCTGGATTCCTTCTCTGCCCCACATAA
- the ADPRS gene encoding ADP-ribosylhydrolase ARH3: MAAAAAASVRSRFRGCLVGALLGDCLGGGFEALDSVSMTELLRFVRALQPPQAAHEDKAAAAEGERCEPGRTTKILYYSDDTAMTHCLVRSLLAKQDFDEVDMAKRFAEEYKKDPDRTYGAGVVTVFKKLLSPKCRDVFEPARQQFNGKGSYGNGGAMRVAGISLAYSNIQDVKKFAKLSAELTHSNSLGYNGAILQALAVHYALQGEMNRDKFLEQLISHMEVVEADDKSVAEARMLGYEELPFSKRLKKIKEFLEQSTVPKSDVLLELGNGIAALHSVPTAIYSFLRCMEPHPDIPEDYNSLQRTIIYCISLGGDTDTIATMAGAIAGAYYGEEQVPQSWKHSCESFEETEKLAESLYELHCQQV; this comes from the exons atggcggcggcggcggcggcttcggtCCGGAGCCGGTTTCGAGGCTGCTTGGTCGGCGCGCTGCTGGGCGACTGTCTGGGCGGCGGCTTCGAGGCCCTCGACTCGGTCAGCATGACGGAGCTGCTGCGCTTCGTGCGCGCTCTCCAGCCACCGCAGGCGGCCCACGAAGataaggcggcggcggcggagggcgAACGCTGCGAGCCCGGCCGCACCACGA AAATCCTCTACTACAGCGATGACACAGCGATGACCCACTGTCTGGTGAGATCACTCTTGGCCAAGCAGGACTTCGATGAAGTGGATATGGCAAAGCG GTTCGCTGAGGAATACAAGAAGGACCCGGACCGGACCTACGGAGCTGGCGTGGTGACTGTATTCAAGAAGCTTCTGAGCCCCAAATGCAGAGATGTGTTTGAGCCAGCGAGGCAGCAGTTTAATGGGAAAGGCTCCTATGGGAATGGTGGTGCCATGAGAGTGGCAGGCATTTCGCTAGCTTACTCTAACATTCAAGATGTAAAAAAG TTCGCTAAACTGAGTGCTGAGCTTACCCACTCCAACTCCTTGGGCTATAATGGAGCTATACTGCAGGCCTTGGCAGTTCACTACGCTCTCCAAGGAGAGATGAATCGGGACAAGTTCCTGGAGCAGCTGATCAGCCACATGGAGGTTGTGGAAGCTGATGACAAGTCTGTTGCCGAAGCACGAAT GCTGGGCTATGAGGAATTACCCTTTTCGAAACGTCTGAAGAAGATCAAAGAATTTCTGGAACAAAGCACTGTACCCAAATCAGATGTGCTGTTAGAGTTAG GCAATGGCATTGCAGCTTTGCACTCTGTCCCCACGGCCATCTATTCTTTCCTGCGCTGCATGGAACCGCATCCAGATATCCCTGAGGACTACAACAGCCTACAACGGACCATTATCTACTGCATCTCACTAGGTGGGGACACGGACACAATTGCAACCATGGCTGGAGCCATTGCTGGAGCTTATTATGGGGAAGAGCAGGTGCCCCAAAGTTGGAAGCATAGCTGTGAATCTTTTGAGGAGACAGAGAAGCTGGCTGAGAGCTTGTATGAACTCCACTGCCAGCAGGTCTGA